From Phenylobacterium montanum, the proteins below share one genomic window:
- a CDS encoding FAD-dependent oxidoreductase, translating to MPAAATNLSTTPPAAKPHVAIVGGGIAGLTCALRLVRSGCRVTLYEATDRLGGNISSAGRPGGPYQDVYPHIFPDWYANLWDLLEVELGMRREDHFAARWGVKVLDKPQAGPSATEPPAFMDMVYRPTPESLITTMKSGVVSVPDMFLFAFLTLDLASQPPDPTDTDMLCQLDVNGFFYSRGYSTDAIAALQDYIISVIWSAPSNMTSAKVYKQFIKHQLSSLGPNVPYSWMLRGSLHEKIIAPIEQKLLESGACEIRKGVKVRSVEVQPDGTPKMLLEEATGEGASREPVQAPPADYVVMAVPAMTLSEMVMAGQQGQRLVDKVPDLAQLRRVWGEAIPVVNLYFKRKLPFVPQEIIGLRGSGYDLTVLDISQLWDRKPNEPDVTVLVLAASNAYAIPSPLVRQQGYLMIKRLRDYLWFNLGEAWGADDDIDWERTSVRANERHLLFVNDVGSRLWRPKTRYDALPRVFFAGDVCQTDVDMATVEAAVQSGVMAAAAIQQADKASPGGPRMAADPIALAPHKVLSDATFLAAKLALLPLAYGASAWSAFSGGQAAPPSADGSPPAYSPGKRALLLPFDYAVDWWRTVYWLQRALLKGAKDGSVEGVDPADAPMGLGVGGLWATGRQPLSAPAPATAPPGPSPSPRASVSRSLLAAAAVLAGQTAAMLERAAAGRKGGADA from the coding sequence ATGCCAGCCGCCGCTACGAACCTTTCAACCACCCCTCCCGCAGCAAAGCCGCACGTCGCGATCGTCGGGGGCGGGATAGCCGGGCTCACCTGCGCCCTTAGGCTAGTCAGGAGCGGTTGCCGGGTCACGCTCTACGAAGCCACGGACCGCCTGGGCGGCAACATCTCCTCGGCCGGGCGGCCCGGCGGGCCGTATCAGGACGTCTATCCGCACATCTTTCCCGACTGGTACGCCAATTTGTGGGATCTGCTCGAGGTCGAGCTGGGCATGCGCCGCGAGGATCACTTCGCCGCGCGCTGGGGTGTGAAGGTGCTGGACAAGCCCCAGGCGGGACCCTCCGCGACCGAGCCCCCGGCCTTCATGGACATGGTCTACAGGCCGACCCCGGAATCTCTGATCACGACCATGAAGTCCGGCGTCGTCTCGGTGCCGGACATGTTCCTGTTCGCCTTCCTGACGCTCGACCTGGCCTCGCAACCGCCGGACCCGACCGACACGGACATGCTCTGCCAGCTCGACGTCAACGGCTTCTTCTACTCGCGGGGGTATTCGACCGACGCCATAGCTGCGCTGCAGGACTACATCATCTCGGTGATCTGGTCGGCCCCCAGCAACATGACCTCGGCCAAGGTCTACAAGCAGTTCATCAAGCACCAGCTATCCTCGCTGGGGCCCAACGTTCCCTATTCCTGGATGCTGCGCGGCAGCCTGCACGAGAAGATCATCGCGCCCATCGAGCAGAAGCTGCTCGAAAGCGGGGCCTGCGAGATCCGCAAGGGCGTCAAGGTCCGGTCGGTCGAGGTGCAGCCGGACGGAACGCCGAAGATGCTGCTGGAAGAAGCGACCGGCGAAGGCGCATCGCGCGAGCCGGTCCAGGCGCCGCCTGCGGACTATGTGGTGATGGCCGTTCCGGCCATGACCCTTTCCGAGATGGTTATGGCGGGCCAGCAGGGGCAGCGTCTGGTGGACAAGGTCCCGGACCTGGCCCAGCTGCGCCGCGTCTGGGGCGAGGCCATTCCTGTGGTCAATCTCTACTTCAAGCGCAAACTGCCTTTCGTGCCGCAAGAGATCATCGGGCTGCGCGGCTCGGGCTACGATCTGACCGTCCTCGACATCTCCCAGCTCTGGGATCGCAAGCCGAACGAGCCCGATGTGACGGTGCTGGTGCTGGCGGCGTCGAACGCCTACGCCATCCCCTCGCCGCTGGTGCGCCAGCAGGGCTATCTGATGATCAAACGGCTGCGGGATTATCTGTGGTTCAATCTGGGTGAGGCCTGGGGCGCGGACGACGACATCGACTGGGAACGCACCTCGGTCCGCGCCAACGAACGCCACCTCCTCTTCGTCAACGACGTCGGCAGCCGGCTGTGGCGGCCCAAGACCCGCTATGACGCCCTGCCGCGGGTATTCTTCGCCGGCGACGTCTGCCAGACCGACGTCGACATGGCCACGGTCGAGGCCGCTGTGCAGAGCGGCGTGATGGCGGCGGCGGCGATCCAGCAAGCGGACAAGGCGTCGCCGGGCGGCCCGCGAATGGCCGCTGATCCGATCGCCCTCGCGCCGCACAAGGTTCTCTCCGACGCCACCTTCCTGGCCGCCAAGCTCGCCCTGCTGCCGCTGGCCTATGGCGCGTCGGCCTGGTCCGCCTTCAGCGGAGGCCAGGCGGCGCCCCCGTCGGCGGATGGGAGCCCGCCAGCCTATTCGCCGGGGAAACGCGCCCTTCTGCTGCCGTTCGACTACGCGGTGGACTGGTGGCGGACCGTCTATTGGCTCCAGCGGGCGCTCCTGAAGGGCGCCAAGGACGGTTCGGTCGAAGGCGTCGATCCCGCCGACGCCCCTATGGGCCTGGGGGTGGGAGGCCTGTGGGCGACTGGCCGCCAGCCGCTTTCCGCGCCCGCTCCGGCCACCGCCCCACCCGGGCCTTCGCCGTCACCGCGAGCCTCGGTCTCGCGAAGCCTGCTCGCGGCCGCCGCCGTGCTGGCGGGGCAGACCGCCGCCATGCTCGAGCGCGCGGCGGCGGGCCGCAAGGGCGGCGCCGATGCCTGA
- a CDS encoding NAD(P)/FAD-dependent oxidoreductase, with the protein MPEAAAAPSDAPSVAVVGAGLAGLTAALNLSRRGFNVTVYESKPTVGGNLSSQTVDGVRHDVYPHMFCDWYSNFWRLFEQDLGLSRAEHFDPRMGVRLLDKDSDQLLALENATTLEAVVNNLKSGVLPPPEMFLLGFSMLDLASHAFHRTKDDQIQRLDVNGFIYSRAYATEGVARLQNYMLSLIWSVQSDETAAASYQDFIKHTLTFPHPTPFCWMLKGSLYDKIIRPLESRLGCEIRRGQTVQMIELVEGKPQLTVTPAVPAKGRRKPTTELVQPDHMVLAVPGPALAGLVMNGAPGRRIVDQLPGLAGLQRFRSVAIPVVDLYFKRKLEGVPKEQIGLAGSDYDLSVLDISQLWTGDPQMEGRTALVLAASNGDALPSLDPQERGFLMIKRLHDFMPLFEPGAHWGDPASDICWEMTHYRSNDEHRLFINDVGSWEWRPQAAYPGQLPNVFFAGDFCQTDVDMATVEAAVESGLLAAQALQAQDAVGRPAPRGEPITLVGHETYGDTTFLAAKLALLPFAYAATAWSALSDNGRHDSAMLPADAYSPSTAVAALPLAFALDWWKTAYWLGRKVVRDIGKLEGAAMTTAGAQAAKPASSDAALQFGSAALNRLGDALQALSEQQPTRGEPRSGSQFASSLSGFTTQLLKTARAAYEAAQTAAQQGAPPDEPHRRRWRAKP; encoded by the coding sequence ATGCCTGAGGCCGCAGCCGCTCCCTCAGATGCTCCCAGTGTCGCCGTCGTCGGCGCCGGCCTCGCCGGACTGACCGCGGCCCTGAACCTTTCGCGCCGCGGGTTCAACGTAACCGTCTACGAGTCCAAGCCCACAGTCGGCGGCAACCTGTCGTCTCAGACGGTGGATGGCGTGCGCCACGACGTCTATCCGCACATGTTCTGCGACTGGTATTCCAACTTCTGGCGCCTGTTCGAACAGGACCTGGGCCTCTCGCGCGCCGAGCACTTCGACCCCCGTATGGGCGTGCGGTTGCTGGACAAGGACTCCGATCAGCTTCTCGCGCTTGAGAACGCCACGACGCTCGAGGCGGTGGTCAACAACCTCAAGTCCGGCGTGCTGCCGCCGCCCGAGATGTTCCTGCTCGGCTTTTCGATGCTGGACCTGGCCTCGCACGCCTTCCACCGGACAAAAGACGACCAGATCCAGCGGCTGGACGTGAACGGCTTCATCTATTCCCGCGCCTACGCCACCGAGGGCGTCGCGCGGCTGCAGAACTACATGTTGTCCCTTATCTGGTCGGTGCAGAGCGACGAGACGGCCGCCGCCTCCTACCAGGACTTCATCAAGCACACCCTGACCTTCCCCCACCCGACGCCGTTCTGCTGGATGCTGAAAGGCAGCCTGTACGACAAGATCATCCGCCCTCTCGAGAGCCGCCTCGGCTGCGAGATCCGGCGCGGCCAGACCGTACAGATGATCGAACTGGTGGAGGGCAAGCCGCAGCTCACCGTCACCCCTGCCGTCCCCGCGAAGGGCCGGCGCAAACCAACGACCGAACTCGTCCAGCCGGATCATATGGTCCTGGCCGTCCCAGGCCCCGCCCTGGCGGGCCTGGTCATGAACGGCGCGCCGGGGCGGCGGATCGTCGACCAGCTTCCTGGACTCGCCGGGCTGCAACGCTTCCGCAGCGTGGCCATCCCGGTGGTCGACCTCTATTTCAAGCGCAAGCTCGAGGGCGTCCCCAAGGAACAGATCGGCCTGGCCGGATCGGACTACGACCTCAGCGTCCTCGACATCTCGCAGCTATGGACCGGCGATCCCCAGATGGAGGGGCGCACCGCCCTGGTGCTCGCCGCCTCGAACGGCGACGCCCTGCCCTCGCTCGATCCGCAGGAGCGCGGGTTCCTGATGATCAAGCGGCTGCACGACTTCATGCCGCTGTTCGAGCCGGGCGCTCATTGGGGGGATCCGGCCAGCGATATCTGCTGGGAGATGACCCACTACCGCTCGAACGACGAGCACCGGCTGTTCATCAACGACGTCGGCAGCTGGGAATGGCGGCCTCAGGCGGCCTATCCGGGTCAGCTCCCAAACGTCTTCTTCGCCGGCGACTTCTGCCAGACGGACGTGGACATGGCGACCGTCGAAGCGGCGGTGGAGAGCGGGCTTCTGGCGGCGCAGGCGCTCCAGGCCCAGGACGCCGTCGGGCGGCCCGCCCCGCGCGGCGAACCGATCACCCTCGTCGGGCACGAGACCTATGGCGACACCACCTTCCTGGCCGCCAAGCTGGCCCTGCTCCCGTTCGCCTATGCCGCCACCGCCTGGTCGGCGCTCTCGGACAACGGGCGCCACGACTCGGCCATGCTGCCCGCCGACGCCTATTCGCCGTCGACCGCCGTCGCCGCCTTGCCGCTCGCCTTCGCCCTGGACTGGTGGAAGACCGCCTACTGGCTGGGCCGGAAAGTCGTGCGCGACATCGGCAAGCTGGAAGGGGCGGCCATGACCACCGCCGGGGCGCAAGCCGCCAAGCCCGCTTCGTCCGATGCGGCGCTCCAGTTCGGCTCAGCGGCGCTGAACAGGTTGGGCGACGCCCTGCAGGCGCTTTCCGAGCAGCAGCCGACCCGCGGCGAACCCCGAAGCGGATCGCAATTTGCGTCGTCGCTCTCCGGCTTCACGACCCAGCTGCTGAAAACAGCGCGTGCCGCCTATGAGGCGGCGCAAACGGCCGCGCAACAGGGGGCGCCGCCGGACGAGCCGCATCGCCGGCGCTGGCGCGCGAAACCTTAG